Proteins encoded in a region of the Candidatus Cloacimonadota bacterium genome:
- a CDS encoding type III PLP-dependent enzyme yields the protein MYKEPYQFDVERFIDPGRFAKIRNFSQKLPTPTLIVDLDIVAQRYDELHKNFPIADIYFAVKANPMIEILQLLKDRHSCFDIASRYELDMMLNMGVSPDKLSYGNTIKKKTDLAYFYEKGVRLFATDSESDLINIAEVAPDARVFFRILTEGTGADWPLSRKFGAHADILYNLILQADELGLKPYGLSFHVGSQQRDIGQWDDAIARCKYLFDAVAEHGVELEMINLGGGFPASYVDPAFTLADYTEEIMRFLTEDFGENMPRIILEPGRSLVADAGIITSEVINITRKSKNNMYQWVYLDIGKFGGLIETIDESIKFPIYFEREGMADEIILAGPTCDSMDILYENYKYHMPDTTQAGDRVYIFTTGAYTRSYSAICFNGFPPLNAVAIKTGEL from the coding sequence ATTCATTGACCCTGGGAGATTTGCGAAAATCCGGAATTTTTCCCAAAAGCTGCCCACTCCTACTCTGATCGTAGATTTGGACATCGTTGCCCAAAGATACGATGAACTTCACAAGAATTTCCCCATCGCAGACATCTACTTTGCGGTGAAAGCTAATCCCATGATAGAGATATTACAACTCCTGAAAGATCGGCATTCATGCTTTGACATTGCCTCTCGCTATGAATTGGATATGATGCTGAATATGGGAGTGTCTCCGGACAAACTAAGCTACGGCAATACCATCAAGAAAAAAACCGATTTGGCGTATTTCTACGAAAAAGGTGTGCGGCTCTTTGCCACAGATAGCGAATCTGATTTGATCAATATTGCAGAAGTAGCACCTGATGCCAGAGTGTTTTTCAGGATTTTGACCGAGGGCACCGGAGCGGACTGGCCGCTCTCCCGTAAATTCGGTGCACATGCCGACATCTTGTATAACCTTATCCTGCAGGCTGATGAACTGGGATTGAAGCCCTATGGCCTCTCTTTTCATGTAGGTTCTCAACAGCGCGATATTGGTCAGTGGGACGACGCCATAGCTCGCTGTAAATATTTGTTTGACGCCGTAGCGGAACATGGGGTGGAATTGGAAATGATCAATTTGGGCGGTGGATTTCCAGCCAGTTATGTGGATCCTGCTTTTACTCTTGCAGATTACACAGAGGAAATCATGCGTTTCCTCACAGAAGATTTTGGTGAGAATATGCCCAGGATCATTTTGGAACCTGGACGTTCCCTGGTAGCCGATGCGGGCATCATCACCTCTGAAGTGATCAACATCACCCGAAAGTCCAAAAACAACATGTATCAATGGGTGTATCTGGATATCGGAAAGTTTGGTGGCTTGATTGAAACCATCGATGAATCCATCAAATTCCCCATCTATTTTGAACGTGAGGGTATGGCGGATGAGATCATTCTGGCCGGACCTACTTGCGATAGCATGGATATTTTGTATGAGAACTACAAATATCACATGCCGGATACTACTCAAGCCGGAGACAGAGTGTATATCTTTACTACCGGAGCATACACAAGAAGTTATTCTGCTATCTGTTTCAACGGCTTTCCACCTCTAAACGCTGTAGCAATTAAAACAGGAGAATTATAA